CGCGCGGGCGCGCGCAGGCCACTCCCGCGGCTGGCTGTCCAGCGTGCCTGCTCCGAGGGTCTCGGGCGACACCCTCCGCTTCGTGTTCGCCCCAGGCGCGCCGCTGCTGCGCGACCCCGCGGCCCTCGTGCGCGTCCTCGCCTCACCGCTCGTCGCGATCGTGCCGCCCGGGTTCTCCCCCGACTCGCCCGACGGCACCGGCCCGTTCCGCGCCACCCTGCGGGGCGACGGGCTCACCCTCACCCGGAACCCGAGCGCGGCGCGCGGCCCGGCCTTCCTCGACGAGCTCGTGGTGCGGCGCGCGGCCGACCTGAAAGACTCGCTGCGCGCCTTCGAGAGCGGCGCCGACGAGCTCGGCTGGCTCGGCATGGGGCTCTACGACTCGCGGCCCGGCGCGCGCCCGTTCGACCTCGGCCCCATCGCGTACGCCGCGCTCTTCGTGGGGCGCGACGCGGGCTCGTGGGACGCGCCCGGCCTCCCGCAGCGCATCTGCGACTCCATCCCGCCCTCGCGCCTGGCGCCGTTCGCGCTGGGGCCCGCGTGGCCGGTCGAGCCGAGCGACGGCTGGGGTGGGCCGAGCGGGCCGCTGCTCGTCCGCGACGACTCTCCCTATCTCCTCGAGCTCGCGACCACGGTCGCGGGCGTGCTCTCGCGCCCGGGCCACGAGCTCACAGTGCGGGGCGTCTCGGCCGAGGAGCTCGCGCAGCGTCGGACCTCGCGCCTCTTTACGCTCGCGCTCGACCTCGTGCGACCCGCGGGCCATGGCGCGTTCGGGGCGCTCGTCGGGCTCACGCAGGCGGTCGATCCCACGCGGACCGCCGCGCTCGTCACCCACCCGCCCCGCCTCGCCGACCTGCCCGCCCGGACGCTCACGCGCACCCTCCGCTGCGGCGTGCTGGGCGAGATCCGCGCCCAGGGCGGCCGCGTCCCCGACCTCTCTCCCGCCGCGGGCACGCTAGGCGTCGACTGGGGCGAGACCTCGCGCGCGCGCCGATAAAAGCGTGCTCGGAAACGCAGCTAACTACGCCCTCACCCGGCTTGCTTCGGCCCACCACCAGTGCGCCGCTCACGGTCCCGGGGGGGGCCTGTCCCACGCCGGCGCCGCAGTTCTGGAAGTGTACGCGCGCGAAGGTCTGACACGTCTGGGCTCCATCTCGAGCGTTCGGGCAGGTGATATCCGCCCAGAAGCCGTTCGGCGAGAGGCCAGTGAACCGATGGCCGTCGTGGTAGGTAGCCGTGCAGTCGTCCTGCGCGTATCGCACGTAGGGCCCTTCCGAAGAGACGACCATCGCCACGGTCTGCGCCTGCCGCGAGCGAACGAAGTGCCCCTCGATCGACAAGCTTCCCCTGCGACCGGAGCGCGTCTGGGCCTCCACGTAATACCCATCGCCTTCAGGCACTACACGGCAATGGACGCTCACGTCGTCACCGGAGCTCGCGAAGTATGGCGGTTCCTCCGCGGTCCCAAACTTCCCCAGGTAGCCGACCTGCGCAAACCGGCACGCGGGTGACCCGTTCGTCCCTTGAGAGATCGAGGCCTCTACGATGGCCTCTTGCTCCTGCGTTGTGATGAATTCGTAGCTCATGCACGCGCTCGGGGTTCCAAGCATCCACGCGTACGTCCCCACGCGGGCCGCGCGGCCCCACGAGGTGGTGCGAGGGCTTGGACGCCTGCTTGCCGGACTCGAAGTGGGGAGAGGAGACATGGTGAGCAAATGGCAAATGGCGTACCAAGGGCTCCCCAGCAACGCCTCGCGTTGGGCTGTGAATGTGTGCACACCTCTGTACAAGCACGCGCACGCCCACTCGCTCGCACGCGTCGTGGAGGCGGGCCGGGCGAGACTCCGCGCCCGCGTGCGCCAGGGCAGACGCATCCCCGACCGCTCGCTCGCCGGGGGCACGCTGTGGGTCGATCGGCGCGGGACCTCACGGGCACGCCGATAGACGATACCGACGGCGTGGGCGCCCGTTTTCAGGAGCGCGCGCGCACGAGCCTGCACGCCTTGGCCCGCGTGTGCAGGACGTTGCGCTCGCCCCGCGCAACTCCGCGCCGTTCTTCGCGCTGCGGACGATATCCCCGCGGCCGAGTCGAAAGTGCAGCGCTGGCATTGGCTGTGCAAAGCGCAGCGGCATGACCCATCAAGTCGCCACGACCGACCGCTCACTGACCGCTGCCGCCGCCCTCCGACGGCCGGTCTTCCTCGCGCTCCTCGGCGCCCTCGTCGCGCTTGGGGCTCCCGCGTCGGGCTGCAGCGGGGCCGAGTCGATGGCCGACGACGAGAGCTCCGCGCTCATCGCGTTCCTGTCGGGCAAGGGTCCCGAAGTGCTCGAGGGTGACCTCCCGGCGCGCTATGGGGAGCTGCTCGCGCGTCACGCGGTCCGCGCGAGCGGCTATGCGCGCGCCGGCGTCTCGGCGCCAGGCGCGGACGGCTGGAGCCCGATCGTCGTCGAGGGCGCCGGCGGCCCGCAGCCCGTGGACGTCGCGCCGTGGCTCTCCGCGGGTGACATCGACGCGACGGGGCACTTCACGCCGTGCACGAAGCCCTGCCCGACCATCGGTCGGTTGGTTACCCCGCCGAGCGAGGCCGAGCTCGCGAGCGTCGATGAGCGTGTCGCGCGCGCAGCCGGCGCCGTGACGAGGCTCGTCGGTCGCCATGTCGAGATCACGTGGGCACCCGCCTCCGAGCGCGCGATCCTGCTCACCGCGGACGGGCGGGCAGAGGTGAATCCGAGACTTCTCCAGCTCGTGATCCCCGCCGCTCCGACGCCCGCCACGCCCACCTCGGTGCGCGCGCCCGCGCCCGCGGAGGAGCGCCGCGATCCCACGGTCGCCACCGCACGGGACGAGATCCCGGAAGCTCCACCCCCTGCCAGCTTCGTCAAGAGCGAGCCGAGTGGCCCCCAAGAATGGGGGGACGGCATGGGGAACTGGAGGTCCCCGTGCGACGACAAGGACCCCTGCAAGTGCAGCTACAGCCCGCGAGGCCCAAGCGACGACGGGCCGGCTGGGCTTTGGTGCACCGTCGCGGTGCTCGCCCTGGTCGTCGCGCGAAGCCGAACCTCGGCCCGTCAGCACGGCTCGCGCAAGGCGTCATGACGGCCGGGCTCACGCAGCTGATCGCGGTCGTGGGGCGCTCCCCCGTGCCGGTGTGGCCGTTCCTCCAGTGCGCGGCGATGGTGGGGGCAGGCGCGTGGTTCTGGCGCCGCTCGCGCGCCCCGGAGCTCCGCCGCCTGCGCGCTCCGCTCGTCGCGGGGTTCGTCGGCGCGGGGGTCGGCGCGCGTGTGCTCACGACCGCGCTCGAGTTGCCATCGCGCGTCCACGCCGGTCACGGCCTCCACGCGCTGACCGAGGGTGGTCAGATGGCCTACGGCGCGCTCCTTGGCCTCGTCCTCGTGTATCTGCTCGTAGCGCGACGGCGAGGCTTCACGACCGGCGCCTCGCTCGACGTGCTCGCGCCGACGGTCGGCATCCTGGTCGGCCTCGCGCGGCTCGGCTGCCTCTTCGGCGGGTGCGACTTCGGCCGCGTCACCTCGAGGTTCGCGGGCGTGCGGTATCCCGCAGGGAGCCCGGCGTTCCAGCAGCACCTCGCCGCGAGCCTCGTGCTCGCCAGCGATCGGACCTCGCTCGCCGTCCACCCGACGCAGCTCTACGAGGCCCTCCTCGGCGCGCTGATGGCGGGGGCAGCGCTCATGGCGGAACGTCGCGCGCGCCGAGACGGGGGCGGCTTTGCCGCGGCCTCGGCGACCTACGCCGCCGGCAGATTCGGGATCGAGCTGCTGCGCGGCGATGACTCGCGCGGCTTCTTGTGGAGCCTGTCGACCTCGCAGTGGCTGAGCGTGGGGGTACTGGCCGCGGTCGTCGCGTGGGCGCTCTGCGAGACGCAAAGCGGCGTGATCGCACGCAGTTGAAGCGGCGAAGTCCACGTCAACCTGGCCCGCCGTGCTGCGATCGAGCCACAAATTCATAGGCCGGCGCGCGCGGAGAATACTAAAGAGTCGGCTCACCACCATGTCGGGAGCGGTTCACGGTCACGGTCCCAGTTCCTCCAAGGATCTCGCGAAGATATCCCTCGCGGCCCTCGGGGTCGTCTACGGCGACATCGGCACCTCGCCGCTCTACACGATGCAGGAGTGCTTCGCCCACAGCGTGAAGCCCACCGCCGACAACGTGCTCGGCGTGCTGTCGCTCATCTACTACGCGATCTTGCTCGTGGTGGTCGTGAAGTACCTCACGTTCATCATGCTCGCCGACAACAAGGGCGAGGGCGGCATCTTGGCCCTGCTCTCGCTGCTCGGCCGCAAACCCACCGCCTCTGTGCTCGTGCTCTTCGGTCTCTTCGGCGCGGCGCTCCTCTACGGCGACGGGGTCATCACGCCGGCGATCTCGGTGCTCTCGGCCATCGAGGGCTTGGACGACGACAGCCACCGCTTGAAGGCGTTCATCGTCCCGCTGACCGTCCTCGTGCTCGTGGGCCTCTTCTTCATGCAGCGCCGCGGCACGGCCGGCATCGGCGCCGTGTTCGGCCCCACGATGCTCGTCTGGTTCACGATGATAGGCGTGCTTGGCGCGCCGTGGATCGCGCGCCACCCCGAGGTGCTGCGCGCGCTGAACCCGGTCTACGCGGCGCGCTTCTTCGCCACCAACAAGTTCCACGGGTTCATGGTGCTCGGCTCGGTGGTGCTGTGCATCACGGGCGGCGAGGCCCTCTACGCCGACATGGGCCACTTCGGCCGCAAGCCCATCGTGTACGCCTGGTACGGCGTGGTGCTCCCGGCGCTGCTCCTCAGCTACACCGGGCAGGCCGCGTTCCTGCTCGAGCGCGGCACCATCGACGAGTCCCACAGCGTGTTCTA
This genomic interval from Myxococcales bacterium contains the following:
- a CDS encoding prolipoprotein diacylglyceryl transferase, giving the protein MTAGLTQLIAVVGRSPVPVWPFLQCAAMVGAGAWFWRRSRAPELRRLRAPLVAGFVGAGVGARVLTTALELPSRVHAGHGLHALTEGGQMAYGALLGLVLVYLLVARRRGFTTGASLDVLAPTVGILVGLARLGCLFGGCDFGRVTSRFAGVRYPAGSPAFQQHLAASLVLASDRTSLAVHPTQLYEALLGALMAGAALMAERRARRDGGGFAAASATYAAGRFGIELLRGDDSRGFLWSLSTSQWLSVGVLAAVVAWALCETQSGVIARS